In Conger conger chromosome 5, fConCon1.1, whole genome shotgun sequence, the DNA window GTAGCTAACTTACAGTCAACCCACTCCCTATCTGCCCCATTCTAAATATACAAATTCAGAAAATGAAGCTGGGAAAGTTTAATTAATtacttaataaatgtttttatttatttgacaattcAAACAAGCTTCCATAGGACTGCGTCATGATAGCAGATAGTAATCCAAAATTGTTGAGGATAAGAACACAAGAAAGTCAACTGGcttatttccattgtggtcctctaacacccaaacacagacatgaTGAACAATGATAAAGACACCCAAGACAATACAATTAATTTGAAATAGATTGATATATCAGGACACTAGACTAGTTAGGGAGAGAATTCTGTGTTAAATTTGGACCATGCAGGACCATGCAGACTACATTAATGAGATTAATTATTACTTCAAGGGAAATAGAATTCTCAATATCTGCTCATGGTCAGCGAAGAGATATTacaattttgaaagaaaaatgcaattGCGTTCACATCTGATTCTGAGATAACAGAAGACATTTTTGAATTCTTGATTAATATAACCCTGGTCTAACAGACCAATAATTTCATAAATTCTGCAGCTTGGGACATACATCAATGATGAGCCAGCAAATCCATAATAGAATTAATATATTTGTCCTGTCTACTCTTATAGATGCTGTTATGTAGTAAGgagttttaattattttcagaatGGCACCCCCTGGTGGGAATATTTGGTGCACATCATTGTGAGCTGCAGGCCACAGAATGTGCCAGAAAAGAGAAGCTACATGTATCCCTGagtgctcagtggtgtgtaggttCCGAAGGACACCCTTCTCTCTGAGCGGGCTGCACACGCCTCACGGCCATCGCTGATGACCCAGATGGCTGGCATGGTGTTGGTTCCCTCCATCACCACCTTGATCTGCTCTGCCCGGGCCAGCTCTTCCAGCTCTGGACTGGTCTCCGGACACCAGTCCGCACTGAACTTGTCTTTGGATTGCAACAGATCAACCTGTTCCTCCTCTGGCTGCATCCCAAAGATCCAGtctacagtgagagagagtaagagagagaaagagagagggaaagagagtgagagggagtgatttaccattttaccattattGTGACTGCATGTTGCCATgttcttctgttttgtttattttgtttgttgcttgtttgtaagctttggcaatacaactGTAACATCTACTAATTGGTCAAACCAATTgatcattttattacatttgcattGATTTCAGAACCATGATTTCTACTGATATATTTGTAATTCCTGGCATTAAATTTATGTAAATTGCATTCTGTATGTATTATTCATGTTTGCCACATTGCTTACCATTCAGATTTTTGAAGAATAAACCATTAAAACTCACCATATGATTAAACCTGAACATACCAtaccatgtctctctctctccctctctctctctctctctctctctctgtctctgtctcacactttctcacactttctcacacacacacacacacacacacacatacaaggaTACCGTGCTTAAATACACATTCCTAATCATCTCCCACAAAGAGGacacctcacactcactcagcactagCTAGGGTGTCGGACCCCCAAGCAGCCTACCTGCCAGGTCATGAAGTAGGTCTTTGATGAGGTGGCCGATGATGGCGTACAGTACTCCCAGCACAATGAAGGTGGCCATGAGCAggtacagggaatgcttgggtAGGTGGATGGAATCCCGGGAGGGGGGTCTGTAATCCTTGAAAAATACTTCATCCTCCATTGTGTCTGCACAGCCTCCTCTCCTGTTCCTTACGGTGAATGTGAAAGTATTCCACCCATGCCTCTTGTGTGCTCACACAAGGGTTCTCCTGAAGTGAAGCTGTGCAGGCGTACGACAGGAGAGACCAGCTTAAGCATGGCAGTAGCACAGATTGGCTAGGTCATTGTCCTGAGCTGGATTTATTGCTTAGGAACTATCGCCCACAGGCTCCAGGCGGTATGACTTTTTGCAGATCATTTTTATCACTATTTTTAATGGGCAAACATGTTGTCAAAATTATCTTTCTTGTTCATTGTGATTTTGCTGATCTCAAGACTCCTTAGTCCTTGGAAAGGTGCAAGATGTTCTGGATTTTTATGTTAATTAGCACTAATCTCTCAATAATTATTACTTAATTAATTCATCATTCATCTGATTTCTCAAATAGGTAGAAGTGCCAAGGAAGATTTGTATCAATAGGGCTTAATTAGTGATAGGCCAAGGCAATCTGTGGACAAAGATATTGGCAGCAAAAGGGTGAAAAATTTGGTTGATAATGACATACTACACTTTTTGAAGAAATACAATAGGCAGATTACTTCTAGGCAAAAGGGGTGTTGGCCAAACACACGTGAAAGTGTGATTGGGGTAGTTGTTGTTTGGTTCaagtggaaaatattagcttgttttatgttttaaatgtatgtttgcttgacaagtaaaaTGTTCTTATTGTTGGGGAGACATTgtctcaggtggtaagagcagttgtcgagcagttcaatcctgccctgggtgtgtcgaagtgtctctgagcaagacacctaacccctgaattctcctgatgagctggttggtgccttgcatggcagccaatcactgttggtgtgtgagcgtttgtatgaatgggtgaatgagaagcatcatgtTACTACCTACCACTATCCCACATCTACCATATGTACATTATATAGCCACATGTAGGCTAGcattgacatacagtactgttttaggcaggtgtgaagaaatgctgtaaaataagaattctttcaaaaatagaaatgttaattgtttattttttatcaattaacaaaatgcatgaacagaagaagtcaatgaacagaagaaaaatctaaatcaaatcaatatcaaTCACTTCCCCCCACCTGTTACTGtccccctatctctctgtcCCCACCTCCCTTTTCTTGCACtctactcaaaataaaatattttgagaatgtatttatatgCTCAGCCTATAGTCAAAtgtgtcttcctcagaaatattgaCTCAAATGAGAGATTCCATGGAAGTCTTCCAAAGGAAGTGTAGGcatcataaaatatttttatgatgagtttgcatgttttcagaattagaaactattatgcatttgattTACTGTACCTTtaccgtgaaaaggacactgacattactgtatttcctgtagtatgtggatttatTAAGTGCAGAGAAGGCGAGGTTCCCCCCCAGGCTTGTTTTGCCGGGGagatttaaggggttaaagtacatttttgagTCCACGGTAGGTTAACTCCACAGATCGATCTAGCTGAAGTCATGTACTGTTATTACATTAGATAAATACTCAAACAATGTGGTGTGACAACTGccttatataatttatattattgTCCTTCATTCTGCCAGATGTCATCACAGATCCTTTTGTCCATGACCAGTGCCTCCAGATTAACTCAGGTGTTAATCATGGGTTGGAATAAAATGGATTAGTAAGATTCAGTGCAGGCAGATAGGTTAAATAATATGTTTATTCAGGAGACACTATTTGTTTTACAAGCACTCAcatatatttttgaaatacattttacaacaaGACTAATATCCGGTAGTTTAATACATAGCTTTGTTGACTGCCACTGTAGAATTATATGAGCCTGGTACGGGTAACACACATGCTTAcataaaatgatttttatttcaaCTTGGAATTTCAGCCACAGTATGAGCTGTCATGAAACAGGTAAGAGCTGTCAGGGAACAGGTGTTTCATAAAAAAGCTCTGAAGCTGTATTAACTGAGGTCTAGCCATATTTACACATGGCCctgtaaaaaataagaaacaatacaataatttatttagcaagttctttaaaaatgttatcagatttaaaaaaatccacATACTATCAAATTGAAAATCTTGTGAACCCAGTTGACTATTCCCTTTGGCTGTGTAATGCacatattaatgtatttttaacaatTTGGTGTTGTAGAGAGATTTAGGTGGTGCATAATGCTGATGAGTTTAAGTTTAAGTGTTTGTTCTTCAGGTCCATTCTCgtccctgtgtgactgtgctatGGAGATACTTGGCCAGGAAGCAGGAGTATAGAGCTACCCTGCTGGGCACCTGGACTCTCttcttccattttaatttcctcTCCAGATTTGTCTGTCATCCCCTCTTcccattttctttcttcctctccacAGGGGCCACATTCatcatcctcttcatcatctTGGGGCCCAAGAACCCAGTCTGTATGTATGGACAGGCAAACAGAGACGAAAGAGAGAagaatagagggagagacaaaAAGTGATTTGGACTGTAGTAGTGTATTCCCACTTGCTTACTCTTTCATAATCCACACAGATACATAGTGTACATAGTACATAGTTTGACTGTGTGTATTTAATATGGCCATGTCCGCATATTCTAAGCCGTTAATCGCTGCTATTTGTTATTGAAAACTTAAGACATATGAAGGTGAAAGTGTTCTATCCAGTAAGAAGAGGCTTATTTAATCCACTTACAGTACTCAGTGTACAGTAGTGAATGCCAGATTGTCGTGGACATGCCAGATATGAATAGGCATAAGTGCTATTCTTTGTCTGATCTGAGGATTACAAAATCATGTGATAACAATGGGTTAGCAAGTTGAACATGTCTGAGACAGCTTACAACACAATGGACACCATGAGGGGCTCTGTGAGAGCAAGACACATTACCACAATGTACAGGGTCACCAGGAGGGGTGCCAGGACAGTGAAAGACACATTACCATAAATTACAGGGGCACCATGATGGGCACCAGGACAGTGAAAGACACATTACCACAATGTACAGGGTCACCAGGAGGGGTGCCAGGACAGTGAAAGACACATTACCATAAATTACAGGGGCACCATGATGGGCACCAGGACAGTGAAAGACACATTACCACAATGTACAGGGGCACCATGATGGGCACCAGGACAGTGAAAGCTGCACAGGGTTACCAGGAGGGGCCCTGGCGAAGGAGTGAGGAACACATGAAACACACCAAACTGTGCAGGGCCAACATGAGGGGCACAATGAGAGGGACAGTGCAGCCATGTTACCACACTACACAAAGCAACCGTGCAAGGCCCAGGAGAGGGAGTGTGGAAGACATTACCACACTATACAGGGCCACCATGAGGGGCACCAGGAGAGTGAAATACACATTACCAAACTGCACAAGACCACAGTGAAGGGCCCGAGTCTGGCTGTGGGCATGTTACCTGCCAGGTCATGGAACAGGTCTTTGATCAGGTGACCCACAATGGCATAGGTGGCCACAACAATGAGGACCACGCCCACCAGGACGTAGAGCATGTAACGGGGCAGGTTGATGGCATCTCTTGGTGGGGGGCTGTATTCCAGGAAGAACGCCATGTCGCCTTCTTCCTCAGGAACCTGCAGAAGCCGCCTTGGGCCGTAGGTCAACCTGGAGCGGTTCCACAACACTCCCCACCCCATAGCATGCTGGGATTGCACAGCAGAGGGGTCCATGATGTGATGGTTCTTGAGCCTGCTGCTCACCCACCGAAAAGAAAGACACATATGGTGCACAACAAGAGCTGAGTATATGTCACTCAGTCTGTGTGGCCTCCCAgaagggtgtgggggggggcaggcaacCACACAGGTGGGGTGCACAAGACAAACCTTTTCATCAAGCAatccatttttttgttgtttcatttttagCAGATTTACGTAATCCTTTTTCTTTAGGAAGATCAATATGGAGATAAGCAGTAGAGGACTGACCTTTCCCTTTGCTATTTTATAAAATGGTACAGTACACTCAGAAAATGGATAGGATATCTAACTTTGAGAATTACATTCCTCCTAGGACTGTATTGTTATTATGCATGCATAATACACATCCTTGTACATTTCCTGGAAGCAGAACATGATGTGTGAGCAGAACAGATACAGGCCAACAGGGAGGGATAATGGGATTTGCGGCATGTTACTGACCCTCACTGCGCCAGGATTTGCaactgggagagagggacactgAGTACTACACAAAGAAGCTTATGGTCTTATTTGTCCTTCAGTCATCATCTTCTAGTCCCACACTATCCTTGATGCTTAAACCatatccactttgcccccttgtggttgagtcttTGACATCTCAAATAActgttgtgttcatatttatagaatacAAAAAGCTGCGATGTAATAAACAGTGATGCAAGATTGTTAAGAAGACACAAGAAAAGTAgcatgcttatcagcctcttatttgcaaagcaggacAATAACTGGCtgacatatttctggtttggtggaaatatatgtttgttttgcaaatcattcgatacatatttatggaaccaaatatcccacctggttatgaagctacaactGTTTTCTTACTAACGTTGAAGTTCTGACTAACGTCGTaatctgttcagccatttttgagagAACCATATTTTTGCCAGGACGATACCTAAGCGAATGTCTCCTTGAACTGCTTCTTGCAGACTGAATAAGCAGAATCAATAAGCAGACATGCGTGAACATGCAACTTGCTATAGCTAAACCTGTAACATTAATTGCactggctaacagggctctggttaatctaatttttaaatacatttccattttaaatgtgatgcaggttcgttagaaagcattagtgtgagtaatcctttttggagagcttttggGACACTTTAGGCATGCTTCATAAAAACTtgctctcatatatgtgaataaaacacatgtgaaggtttctttacattttgtatcaaatctcttttaatagaaaataaatgttttctgagcatacatgtgtctggacaaaaagatatgtagatgtttgtatttggagagatttggggacacttgtgGACTTTaaatgcctgtcgatatctttaccaaatgTCGTAAACAAGCTGagatcaagtttgtgcacaaatataaagtagttctgggttggtacTTAACTTAGAAATAGAGATATTCAATAAAACAAGgcgttttgtaatttttttttgttttttattttattttagtgtacTTTTGTGTATGCTCTATGTACATACTCTGACATAATTTAGTTCTGTCTCAAAttcctgaatggtacaagcctcttctttaatttaagtcttaaaccgtgtgtgcagtaaatcatttttgagatattgacacttttatcagacaaaataggtggaaattgccctatggggggcaaagtggaaagggttaaatgaGAACCTGGAAAAAGCTGAAGAAGGTGCACTGATAAGCAAAGGAGATTGTTTCTCTCATGTTGTGAGAATTTCAACAAGATCGGACCCATCCGTAATGAAGTTTGATTGCACTAATTATAAAAAGCACTCCAACTCTGTCTGTGGAAACCTGCCTCAGCAATATGGATATGAAATAACCTAAGTATTATATTCAAATGAATTCAGTCACTGAAGCATGTTAAGAACCATTACAAAACTACACAATAGCTAAAAATGACAGAAGATTACAAAAACTATAGAGTTGAACGCTAGGATTTCCCCATGAGCCTTTGTAGAGACTCATGGGTTAGGGATTTagcaccctaccccacacccctcaaACAAAGTACAGTAAATTTAGCATCTGTATAATTAGCAAGTGTTATAACATTACAGCCTTGTAGCAACCCCAGCTACCATTTTCCCAAATAACTTAAATTCAGTAGGCTCTGTAGTGTGTGATCTATAATCTCAATTCATCGTTATGTTACAGAAAAGTAatggaatccaaaacaattacatatagGTACCAGGCCTGTATTGGAGAGAACATTTATAGTTATGCTGCTTATAAGACTTGATATCATTGCAATTATAACTTTCTTACTTACCTTTGATTGAAGAATTCCTGTGCAAAATGACCCTCCAAGTTATCCACtagaaatgttcattttcaaagaATCCATTTTGATTTGTAAATGATCCACTCAAAACTAACAACAAGTGGGCAATAGTATCAGATGCCTGAGATTCCATGGCATTAGGTTAATATGTGACTACTGATATTACCACATTTACGGATGGTGAGGGTATTGAAGGCCAAGTAATTGGTCACCACTAGAGGTAACCACAACATGAAACAAAAATCAGGAATGAttttagctcagaaatattaaacAGGATTATCCTCAAGTTTTGGACATTCATCGATCCTGAGGAGCTGGACAATAATAAAGGACCAGAACACAATGGTGGTGATGAGGTTGGCACACACAATGCCCATCATTACAGGGTGCAGCATCCTGCCACCAGCTGACACCAGCCTCTCTGTGCCCAGCTTAGTTGCAGCAGAGCTTCCGCCTTCGGCTATCTGTTGGTGAGACtgtttcccctccctcccccatcacTCCATCACTATTTCTCTAATTCTCTACCCCTCCACATAGTTAATCCCACAGTCTGAAGTGTGACTCACACAGTACACTGTGGGATTCTGTGTAGCGAGCCATAGATAAACATGTACATTTGCCTACCTGGGAGTGCTGATGAGGACAAAACCATTACAAAAATGCATTACCTTCAGCACTCTAGCCACTCCACACTCAGAAACGGCAGGGAGCACTCTGGTTAAATCCGTGGATTTTTCTCAGCCGTCGCCACCATTTCTCCTTTGTGGCCTGAATATATTGTGCTATTTCCAGTCTCTGTATTGTCTGGTCCCCAACTGGAGAGTTGCCCAGTGAATGGAATAGAAAAAGGCTTAAAATGAGTGTGGCCCAGGAACCAGCAGGGATGGGAGAACAGCTGTATCCAAAGAGACAGAAAATCATTATGTGAGCTCTGTCTTTCACATCCATGTGTATGATTTAAGCCCCACCCAACACTCTAATGCTACAGATtggctaaaaaagaaaaaaagctctgGACAGAGATTAACAGGGAATCGTGCCTCAGTGGAAAATCACCACTTTCAGCTCTGgtacaatgcaaacatttaatggACCAGaatgtttttccatttgaaaACAGATAAtacagatggctgcattttaaaTGGAGCTTAAGAGCTTTTGCCATAAACATAATTGCTAAAGAAACCTCAGCAAGACAATGGGTATGCTGAAAGAATAGAGAAGGGTACAGTACCTGGAGCTTCTGTTCCACTGGCATCAGAGAGGTGTTAGAAAGAatggtggagggtggggggggggggcagtcaaaTAAATGGAAGGTAGAGAGAACTGCACCGGCTGTCAAAATGATGATCACAAGACCACTACAAGCTACCTAAGCTGATTCTGGGTTTCTCTGTGGTTGTTTGCATTACAATGCAAGTCTAGGCTGGGTTGACGGAGGCTTTGGGTTCTGGATCCCCTACCCTAAGGAAGGCTTCAGTGAGCATGAAGATCCAGTAGACGATGGTCATGGTGGTATTTACACTGACAATGCCAATCATGATAGGGTGCAGCATGCTGTCGGACTATCCTCTGTCTTTGGCTCTGTGAGAGAGCGGGGAACTCCCTCTCCGTTTCTCTGCTGGTAAGGCTTTCTCTTTCCGCACTGCCCTTCAGTTGTGAGCTCTTAATTCTCTACCCCTCCCTAAAGGAAATCCTTCAGGCTATCGGCCTCCTTAATCTGCCGACAGTCCTATGATGCAACATGGAATGCCTGCAACGGATCGTTCAGAACTGTTCAGTTGGCACATAGTGGTAATATGTCTGTTTACATTTCAAGCCATTTACTCATGAAAAAGCCCCTCCAACCAAAGCAATCAGCACAGCACAAGGCACACTATCCATGAAGAAGACTATATCAGGTATTCTTGATGTATTCTCTCCCCCCTGGTTGTTAGAGGAAGCATTAATAAATGCTGTGTTTATGTGGATTAAGCTCACAGAGatcctcctctgcctctgctGTGTGGCAGACTGATCGaagtacagtgccctccataatgtttaggacaaagacacatcacttatttatttgcctctgtcccacaaaatttgagatttgtaatttaaaaaatcatatgtgcacattgtcagattctAATAAAGGGCATCATGGTTTCACCATGTGGAGATTACAGCAGTTTACACATAGTCCCCCTATTTCAGGgaaccataacatttgggacccAGCAATGCTATGTAAATGAGAGCAGTCATGTTCCATAACCTTTGCattccatgacttcctgatgtctgtgacctatcaatatcatcagagtctggatatcttattttcaagttgtcctacaagcaatactaaaactttttgcatttgaatgaatcttttatgggaattggggggtgggactacattcagctgtaaattatgctgatacaggatggaacacatttgttgcttaaatggctttaagtcatcatgGTCGAAGGTATAAAATCAATCCAGATATGCTGTAGACACAAAAAGAAGtatttctcctgaatattttttccattgagttcaacaggaacaTTTGTCAgaagaaacaattatttccGTATCTGCTGTACGCAAAGACTAAAGGCAGATGAGAGGCAGGAGTTCTCTGTGGTGCACATCTGCAAAACAAATTGACAACAAAATAAGTCAAGGATAAAAACCGGGAGCCAGGTACCTAATATTGAAGCTGACAAGACAGCATTCAGCACCCCTTTGGACATTTTGAATTCAATGGAGTACCCTTTTGGCTCAAGAAACTAGTTAACTCACTACTCAATTCACTGTTCAGTCTAGTGGTAAATGCACACTTAGATATACCAGTAGACTGAACTGACTGTAAGGGCACATTTATTTGATCACCAATTCACAAGCTAATTGCAAAAttgtcttttcttttaaaaagtcgacataaaataaacatttctttgAAAAACAGTGGACAACCACAAAAACAAGGCCTTTTCCAAGTCAGAATTCTTTGGGACATCAGAAATATCAGTTCTTTCTCACACAGAACTTccttgttttggcatttgtgaGCTGGCAaagcaaacatttatttattttatactatGTTAATATGTTCGTTTTGGCACCTATATTGTTGTATTAAGATATAATGCTTCACAGTTTAGTGAACTGATTTTTTGGTTTTAAACAATAATTATTCAGCTTTTGTAAAAACACTGCATACATGTCTATTGAGGTGTGCCACCTTCCGCTACTCAggtcatgctgctgccagaccCTTCATCCCCATCTGCTCCAGGCGGTATGTCAAGCAATGGACCAGCCAGCATTGAAAATATTGCATTGCAAATTTTCCCCTTATTTCTGCACAAAACagattttacatttgcattaaaattgtctctttatctctctccatTCACTTTGGTTACGGTACTTCCTGCAGTCTGTATTTGGACTACATACAATGACATATTTAAAaattacacacagatacacaatgcAACATTATTAATTAGCTTTTAACACAATTCAGATAATCTTTTGTAATTTTCTAAATGTATCATTCTCAGAAAAGTATGAGCTCCTCCTCGAATTAGCATGACTGATCCTCTTAAATATAATCCTCAGCCTAATCACAGGTCACAGACACAAAACTAAATCTACACTTTAATCAGCATGGTGGAAAATCTCAAGGTAACACTGGCCATGACCATAATGTTTCAAAAGCTTGTGCTCATCaaatttaatgcattttaaacagtAGAAAGAATGCACTTGGTCCAGTCCTCCACCAAGGTGCAACATTCTTCCCTCATATTAATGTGCACAGAAAATGTCTTGGAAATCCAGTCATTCATTTTCAAGATATGTTTGGCCTGATGACGGTGTTAGAGGAAAGGTCATGGGATCACCATCACCAAATTTCTTTGTCTTGGGAAAGGAAAAGTGCACAGCAAATCCATGTCACCAAAGTCAATAGGTTTCTTTCTCTTGGGAATGTGAATGTAAACGGCAAATCTGGCCATTACATTTCCAGATATGTCTGTCACAGTTGGACAGTGTATGGATGGAGAGTGTCTGCATTCTCCCGAATCGACTAGGAGACTAGGACACTCCAATAAGCTTTGTGGGGCAAGCATCATTTGGCATTAcaaattggggagaaaaagCACTGGAGACAATCCTATATTGAGattaatacataataaataaaataaccgaAAAATATATCTAGTTATCTAAAAGTGATTGGTTGAAGgttggagacaatcctccccagagGAGAGTGTGAAGGTTATTTTTGGTACACTGTCTAAATATAGGCGGATGTTAAATAACAAGGGCCCCTTCTCATAGTATATTACAGTTCCAGTGCGTATCACAATAATCGCTGCATGCTGTGCACTGTGCAGATAGTGAGTACAATGAGAGACTACTCTGAGGAGGATCTGGCTGCAGTGTCAGCTCAGTGCCAGAAGTCCTCTGTGGGGCATTTCTGCTATAAGACAGGATATGGTGcattttctatttctttttcatCTGGATTTATGGCTTGGTCACCTGCATAGGAATATACTGCCACCGACAGGTCAGGAAGAGTATTGGAAGAAAATATGCACTGCTCAGTCCAATGTATACAGGACTAGAAAGTTTGATTGAAGCATTCATGAAATGGGACTATTACCTTTCAAATGGTAGATTAATCATTGTATTCACCAACTCTGCTTGATTGTGAATGCACTGGCCACCGTGTTCTGCTTGTCGTAATACTGTTGGAGGCCAAACTAACTATCAAATTGAGGGGACGTGGCTTGTGACCACCTCTATGGCCTCCTTCCAGCTAGCTTTATGGCAAGGAGTCAAAGATTATTGCCCACAACTGCATTAGAGGTAGAGACAGCTCTAACATTCTGATAAACTGTTCTGAAAACATGGAACCTTATTTTCATAAACGTGGATATGCTACTATCTTTCTTCCCTGCAATGTTTAAATGACATTACAAAAGTAGTAAATaatgaaacccccccccccttttttttttttactaaataattaatataactGCTACTGTCAAGTACAAGTACAGACAAGTAAGCTATGGCTATAGTTAAAGAATCAAACACATTGTTAAGCACAGGCCtatatgcagtgcagtccataagtatttagacagtcGCAATTGTGTAGTTTTGCCTcagttttcttcattatggtgaacTCTTCAGTCATCAGCTGTAGAGATCttgacaaatatttaattttgagtttaattttacatttgtacattttttgaaCTGCCCCTTTGaaagtgtgtattgtgtatatcCATTGGTATCTTCAAAAAGTTATAAATCCAGGTGAACAGAGTGAGCGAgagtggcggccattttaggagTCGTAATCTGCTGCAATAACCAACATAACCGCGGTGGTAGTACCGGCCCGGCTTTGTGGTGTTCAGTCGGTGGCCTTGGaaacggggcggcctgtagcgtagtgattaaggcaaatgactggcacacacaaggttggtggttctaatcccggtatagccacaata includes these proteins:
- the LOC133129635 gene encoding uncharacterized protein LOC133129635 isoform X2, whose amino-acid sequence is MDPSAVQSQHAMGWGVLWNRSRLTYGPRRLLQVPEEEGDMAFFLEYSPPPRDAINLPRYMLYVLVGVVLIVVATYAIVGHLIKDLFHDLADWVLGPQDDEEDDECGPCGEEERKWEEGMTDKSGEEIKMEEESPGAQQGSSILLLPGQVSP
- the LOC133129635 gene encoding uncharacterized protein LOC133129635 isoform X1 → MKQQKNGLLDEKVCLVHPTCVVACPPPHPSGRPHRLSDIYSALVVHHMCLSFRWVSSRLKNHHIMDPSAVQSQHAMGWGVLWNRSRLTYGPRRLLQVPEEEGDMAFFLEYSPPPRDAINLPRYMLYVLVGVVLIVVATYAIVGHLIKDLFHDLADWVLGPQDDEEDDECGPCGEEERKWEEGMTDKSGEEIKMEEESPGAQQGSSILLLPGQVSP